The DNA window TACAATAAGTATACCGATGTTTTCCAAAGTTTTTCGTATCTTTGCGGGTAACATTTTACACATACCATAGGAAACTTAAACTCAATTCTTTAAATAGATTACCAAAACCACTATGAGTAAAGAAAAAAAATTCTTGACCTGTGATGGTAACCAAGCTGCTGCTCACGTGAGCTACATGTTCTCTGAAGTAGCTGCCATTTACCCCATCACTCCCTCATCAACGATGGCTGAATACGTTGACGAATGGGCAGCAGCCGGTCGCAAAAACATCTTTGGTGAAACCGTGCTGGTACAGGAAATGCAGTCAGAAGGCGGAGCCGCAGGTGCCGTTCACGGTTCACTTCAGGCAGGTGCTCTCACCACCACCTACACCGCTTCTCAGGGTCTGCTCCTTATGATTCCTAACATGTACAAAATCGCCGGCGAGCTTCTCCCAGCGTTTTCCATGTTTCAGCCCGTACGATTGCATCTCACGCCCTCTCGATCTTCGGTGACCATCAGGACGTAATGTCCTGCCGTCAGACCGGCTTCGCAATGCTTGCCGAAGGTTCAGTGCAGGAAGTGATGGACCTCGCAGGTGTGGCACACCTCGCCACTATCAAGAGCCGTGTTCCTTTCATCAACTTCTTCGACGGATTCCGTACATCTCACGAAATCCAGAAGATCGAAGAGATGGATCAGAACGACCTCGCTCCGCTCATCGATCAGGAAGCACTCGCTGAATTCCGCGCACGTGCCCTCAACCCCAACAATCCCATAGCACGCGGCATGGCTGAAAACGGCGACGTTTTCTTCCAGCACCGTGAAGCTTGCAACGAATACTATAACCGTGTTCCTGAAATCGTAGAGGAATACATGAAGGAAATCACCCGTATCACCGGTCGTGAATACGGTCTCTTCAACTACTACGGTGATCCTGAAGCTGAGCGCGTAATCATCGCTATGGGTTCTGTAACCCAGGCTGCTCAGGAGGCTATCGACCATCTCCGCGCCAACGGCGAAAAGGTGGGTCTCGTTGCCGTTCACCTCTATCGTCCGTTCTCTGCAAAGCACTTCCTTGCCGCTGTCCCCAAGACTGCAAAGGCAATCGCTGTGCTTGACCGCACCAAAGAACCCGGCGCAAACGGCGAACCCCTCTACCTTGATGTCAAGGACTGCTTCTACGGTCAGGAAAACGCCCCCGTTATCGTCGGCGGCCGCTACGGTCTCGCATCGAAGGACACTACTCCCGCACAGATTCTCGCTGTGTTCGAAAACCTCGCACTTCCCATGCCAAAGGACCACTTCACTGTCGGCATCGTGGACGACGTGACTTTCACCTCTCTTCCCCAGAAGGAAGAAATCGCACTCGGTGGCGAAGGCACTTTCGAAGCCAAGTTCTACGGTCTCGGCGCTGACGGTACTGTAGGTGCAAACAAGAACTCTGTGAAGATCATCGGTGACAAC is part of the Duncaniella dubosii genome and encodes:
- a CDS encoding 2-oxoacid:acceptor oxidoreductase family protein, with the translated sequence MGSVTQAAQEAIDHLRANGEKVGLVAVHLYRPFSAKHFLAAVPKTAKAIAVLDRTKEPGANGEPLYLDVKDCFYGQENAPVIVGGRYGLASKDTTPAQILAVFENLALPMPKDHFTVGIVDDVTFTSLPQKEEIALGGEGTFEAKFYGLGADGTVGANKNSVKIIGDNTNKYCQAYFAYDSKKSGGFTCSHLRFGDDPIRSTYLVTTPNFVACHVQAYLHMYDVTRGLRKGGTFLLNTIWEGEELAKNLPNKIKKFFADNDITVYYINATKIAQEIGLGNRTNTSSRAHSSASPK